From a region of the Anomalospiza imberbis isolate Cuckoo-Finch-1a 21T00152 chromosome 3, ASM3175350v1, whole genome shotgun sequence genome:
- the SAYSD1 gene encoding SAYSvFN domain-containing protein 1, whose product MAAAGERRLAQFRAVRGSSAAVPRPAEPPGKTAAPQATEGPRAAAEGPGGGAQVRPGAAAAPVWARPLLLKVLLWAVLLALFAELELGLPYFVLSLLYWMCAGTRGPAERRPGELSAYSVFNPGCAAIAGTLTAEQLERELHYRPAAGT is encoded by the exons atggcggcggccggggagcgGCGCCTCGCACAGTTCCGCGCCGTCCGTGGTAGCTCTGCCGCCGTTCCGCGCCCCGCCGAGCCGCCGGGAAAGACCGCGGCTCCGCAGGCCACCGAGGGACCGCGGGCAGCCGCGGAGGGCCCGGGCGGCGGCGCTCAG GtccggcccggcgcggcggcggctccggtGTGGGCGCGCCCGCTGCTGCTGAAGGTGCTGctgtgggctgtgctgctggcgCTGTTTGCGGAGCTGGAGCTCGGGCTGCCCTACTTCGTCCTCTCCCTGCTGTACTGGATGTGCGCCGGTAcccgcggccccgccgagcgGCGGCCGGGCGAGCTCAGCGCCTACTCCGTCTTCAACCCCGGCTGCGCCGCCATCGCCGGGACGCTGACGGCCGAGCAGCTGGAGCGGGAGCTGCACTACCGGCCCGCCGCGGGCACGtag